A portion of the Magnolia sinica isolate HGM2019 chromosome 17, MsV1, whole genome shotgun sequence genome contains these proteins:
- the LOC131231417 gene encoding bZIP transcription factor 16-like: protein MEMDGKSSEGKEKGSMKRSKGSLGSLNMLMGMDNSEPVQVKVPVKEVHIWKFSTSVKDECIYDFDTQQKASGGKDSLEADASKNGSSIRGPQNGVARSPSQTMLNQTMPVMPMATLVLFTTVRDSLGLTYDVSFELSQFDRLKLRWYVVSITSTPGKVYKAVVLMHVRMF from the exons ATGGAAATGGATGGTAAGTCATCTGAAGGTAAGGAAAAGGGATCCATGAAGAGATCAAAAGGAAGTTTAGGCAGCTTGAATATGCTTATGGGCATGGATAACAGTGAGCCGG TGCAAGTGAAGGTTCCAGTGAAGGAAGTGCATATATGGAAGTTTTCAACTTCAGTAAAAGATGAGTGCATATATGACTTT GACACACAACAGAAGGCAAGCGGTGGGAAAGATTCTTTAGAAG CTGATGCGTCTAAGAATGGGAGTTCCATCCGTGGTCCTCAGAATGGTGTGGCTCGCAGTCCATCACAAACAATGTTGAATCAAACAATGCCTGTCATGCCAATGGCAACACTTGT GCTCTTCACTACAGTCCGGGATTCTTTAGGATTAACATATGACGTATCCTTTGAGCTAAGCCAGTTTGATAGGTTGAAACTCAGGTGGTATGTGGTCTCAATAACTTCAACTCCTGGCAAG GTCTATAAAGCTGTTGTGTTGATGCATGTAAGAATGTTCTGA